In one window of Mytilus galloprovincialis chromosome 6, xbMytGall1.hap1.1, whole genome shotgun sequence DNA:
- the LOC143080540 gene encoding uncharacterized protein LOC143080540 produces MTSTLKHAQMVLVCEFCEIETKLFGKCLDCSLLLCSKCSKNLHSKLQQAANHTIVEMKDLNEQRSQDVSKMKLKSTSCKIHMHEIYSVYCKTCAVLACLQCLSSHQDHTLQGIELFVQEKINDIENRNKALDMSLSQKVEILKEARRIKETNFNVVKDEIKKEEDRLIVQLKNKTNVELNRLEMKWRLDDKALSKEETNLNLKLTELSDSLKSIQSEIEKGETDNVVSLINTTEASQKLTMSECDEPVIQLFDFIPGNVDLSKITSKILGTFTSYTKIKSFRLPVNPFRIAHANNGNIWISDGSQLVECNSSDKMETMRSIECNCCELGHSTESNDILFLSEHEISKLNHEFETMKKIYDFAPYKSTTFHVSKENELTVTLEDTKQSNKKYPSKIVVLTMNGKIKQEYNFSKAVIIDCNSIVKTSDGLFCFISQVARDNAFRKVKMVNKSRDIVWEYPLNFSKETITNNFVPVQLAETRQGNIIMTERTSSALHILDKAGQILRVVSTLQFGIQHPSRIAYDCKGNLSIVGICSNTNNSILCVLEIIGF; encoded by the coding sequence ATGACATCCACATTAAAACACGCTCAGATGGTACTAGTTTGTGAGTTCTGTGAAATTGAAACGAAACTTTTTGGAAAATGTCTGGACTGTAGTTTACTATTATGCTCAAAATGTTCAAAAAATTTACACTCGAAACTTCAGCAAGCTGCAAACCACACGATAGTCGAAATGAAGGATCTTAATGAACAACGGAGTCAGGATGTGTCGAAAATGAAACTTAAATCAACGAGTTGTAAAATTcacatgcatgaaatatattCTGTATATTGCAAAACATGTGCAGTACTAGCCTGTCTTCAATGTTTATCGTCACATCAAGATCATACACTACAAGGAATAGAATTATTTGTTcaagaaaaaataaatgatatagaaAATCGGAATAAAGCACTCGACATGTCTTTATCCCAAAAAGTCGAAATTCTAAAAGAGGCTAGGCGCATAAAAGAAACAAACTTCAATGTAGTCAAAGATGAAATCAAGAAGGAAGAGGATCGCTTAAtagttcaacttaaaaataaGACTAATGTCGAGTTAAATCGACTGGAAATGAAATGGAGACTAGACGATAAAGCATTATCAAAGGAGGAAACCAATCTTAATTTAAAGCTGACAGAGTTAAGTGATAGCTTAAAATCTATCCAGTCCGAAATTGAAAAAGGTGAAACGGACAATGTCGTTTCCTTGATTAATACAACCGAAgcgtcacagaaattaacaatgagcGAATGTGATGAGCCAGTTatacaattatttgattttattccGGGAAATGTCGATTTGTCAAAGATAACCTCTAAAATTTTAGGAACCTTTACTAGTTATACGAAGATTAAATCTTTCCGACTACCAGTAAATCCATTCCGCATTGCTCATGCTAATAATGGAAATATTTGGATATCCGACGGATCGCAACTTGTTGAATGTAATTCCAGCGACAAGATGGAGACAATGAGAAGTATAGAATGCAATTGTTGTGAGTTAGGACACTCAACTGAgtcaaatgacattttgtttctgTCCGAACACGAAATAAGTAAATTGAACCATGAATTCGAAACAATGAAAAAGATATATGATTTTGCACCATACAAGTCAACCACATTTCACGTTTCAAAGGAAAATGAACTTACCGTCACTTTGGAGGATACGAAACAATCGAACAAGAAGTATCCATCAAAAATCGTTGTCCTAACCATGAATGGGAAAATTAAACAAGAGTATAACTTCAGCAAAGCTGTCATCATAGATTGTAATTCAATAGTGAAAACATCTGAtggattattttgttttatatcgcAAGTAGCACGAGACAATGCATTCAGAAAGGTTAAGATGGTGAATAAAAGTCGTGACATTGTTTGGGAATACCCATTGAATTTTTCAAAGGAGACTATAACCAATAATTTTGTTCCAGTTCAACTAGCCGAGACCCGACAAGGTAATATTATTATGACGGAACGTACTTCGAGTGCCTTGCATATATTAGATAAAGCTGGACAGATTCTGAGAGTTGTATCTACCCTTCAATTTGGCATACAACATCCTAGCCGAATTGCTTATGATTGCAAAGGCAATTTGTCGATCGTTGGTATATGCTCTAACACTAACAACTCAATATTATGCGTTTTGGAAATTATAGGATTTTGA
- the LOC143078365 gene encoding ryncolin-2-like, whose amino-acid sequence MYHSIVHTPFILLSIFVLVVVIAITNADRNLLTSTSESGVCFYGKTAERVLSILATGRFRSLWPSENKIQDCSDLHRKHDKSGVYKIVPAGGAGFKAFCDMKTDGGRWTVFQRRQDGKVDFYRGWEEYAKGFGNLRTEFWLGNDNLHKLTSNGHYELRVDLENFNGDKAFAKYSTFYIGDSSTNYRLTVKGYSGTAGDSLKHHNNQAFSTKDKDHDSDSGDCAEVYKGAWWYGSCHHSNLNGLYIGNKKDYKGLCWNRWKSSQSMKTTSMMIRRV is encoded by the exons ATGTATCATTCTATTGTACATACCCCGTTCATACTGTTGTCTATTTTTGTATTGGTAGTGGTGATAGCGATAACAAATGCCGATAGAAATCTTTTAACATCAACTTCTGAGTCTG GTGTTTGTTTTTATGGAAAAACGGCTGAACGAGTACTTAGCATATTGGCAACTGGTAGATTCAGATCTTTGTGGCCTTCAG aaaacaaaattcaGGACTGCTCGGATTTACACCGAAAACATGATAAAAGCGGGGTGTACAAAATCGTCCCGGCAGGTGGCGCTGGATTTAAGGCGTTCTGTGATATGAAGACGGATGGCGGACGATGGACG GTTTTTCAACGTAGACAAGACGGTAAAGTAGATTTCTATCGGGGATGGGAAGAATATGCAAAGGGATTTGGTAATCTGAGGACGGAATTCTGGTTAG gtaaTGACAACTTGCACAAATTAACATCAAATGGACATTATGAGCTGAGAGTCGATCTGGAGAATTTTAATGGTGATAAAGCATTTGCAAAATATTCTACCTTCTACATTGGTGACAGTTCAACTAACTACAGACTTACAGTGAAGGGTTACAGTGGAACGGCAG GTGATTCTCTAAAGCACCATAATAATCAGGCTTTCTCGACAAAAGATAAGGATCATGACAGCGATAGCGGTGATTGTGCTGAAGTTTATAAAGGGGCTTGGTGGTATGGCAGCTGTCATCACTCTAATCTAAACGGACTGTACATAGGAAATAAAAAGGATTACAAAGGATTGTGTTGGAATCGTTGGAAGTCATCTCAGTCAATGAAGACCACATCAATGATGATTCGTAGAGTATAA